In Triplophysa rosa linkage group LG2, Trosa_1v2, whole genome shotgun sequence, the genomic window TCgatacaaaaatgacaattgcaGTCGTCAGACATGCAAACTGTGCATTCAGAATTAACATTCAACAATAgaacaaaatcacattttgtGAGACCAGAGATGTAGCCTATTATACGTTTCAACCTTTAGCTATTCTGTAGTTTAATATTCTTCGcttggtttaaagggatacttcacccaaaaacgaaaatgctgtcatcatttactcaccttcgttacaaatctgtataaatgtctttgttctgatgaacacagagaaagatatttggaagaatatcaaTAACCAGACAGTTTTTGCCTAATATTGACTAATACAATGAAacaatacaatggtagtcaaaagtgccccagaactgtttgctgtcctacattcttccaccgaacaaaaaataaaagataaagtaatttttcctactatggagtcaatggggggaaagatatgtttggttataagcattcttccaaatatctttctctgtgttcaataaatgtatacagatttggaacaactcgaaggtgagtaaatgatgacagaattttgacagaatttttttgggtgaagtatcccttccTTTAATGGCTCGTTTTTAACTCTCGACTGTGGACAAATCTCGATTGGTTTACACATGAAAAACTGGTCATATTTCATGGTTCCCATTTTTCAGGGGCTTTTCTTATTCCTTACCTTTTGATGGCTATATTTGGTGGAGTGCCACTTTTCTACATGGAGTTAGCTCTGGGACAGTTCCACAGAACAGGTGCCATATCCATATGGAAACACATTTGCCCTATTTTTAAAGGTAAGTAGTCAGCTGGTTTTGTATTAAGAATTTATATAttctaaatattataatattctaTCTCTGTCTTTAAGTAAGATGGATATAAAAAAACGAATCAAACAGATAGAATAATGGGTCTGATTTGGATTTTCAACACACTGACATCATTTCCTCCTCTGTTAGGCATTGGTTTCTCCATCTGCATCATTGCCCTGTATGTATCCTTCTACTATAACACCATCATCGCCTGGGCTCTGTTCTACTTTTACTCCTCATTCAGCAGCACACTGCCCTGGACCAACTGTGATAATGAATGGAACACAGAAAACTGCACCAATTACTTTGGAAAAGACAATGTGACCTGGACGAACTACTCACGCTCACCCGCCGAGGAGTTTTACACGTAAGTGCATGTAAGTGGCTGCACTGCTGGGGCAAATTTAGCAAAGAGAGGCAGATAAAAAGATGAATGAGGAAGGGAAAGCAAAATGAGGTGTGGATTTAGCGAAAGGGATAAAAAGGAGGAGAAACATGTTGATAAATGGAAATGTGGAAAATACGAGGTATAACATATTTTGTTGCATGATGACTTGTTGCATCTGAAAAACTGCAAGGTTCTTCCGTATTATAAAAGTTTGTTGACTGATTCACTTTTCACGTGCCTATTAGATATGTGAAATATGTACATTCAGGTCATGGCGAGCGCTGTGTACTGAGGTAAATATTCACTGACTCCACAGTTGAACATCCCTCTTAAAACAGGAGGAACGTCTTGGCGGTCCATGAATCGTCTGGGCTTGACGATGTGGGATACATTCGTTGGCAGCTCATGTTGTGCCTCTTCCTCATCTTCACCATCGTCTACTTCAGCCTGTGGAAAGGAGTCAAAACATCAGGAAAGGTCAGGAAAACTAAACTCTCTTTGCTAAATtgtaactaaactaaacaaaatgtttattgatcTGAGGAAAAGGTAACTTCCCCTGTTTGTCTCAGGTGGTATGGGTGACTGCCACCCTGCCGTACGTGGTGCTATTGATCCTGATGGTTCGTGGTGCCACTTTGCCAGGAGCGTGGCAGGGAGTGGTGTTCTATCTCAATCCCAAATGGGAGAAATTAAAGGAGACCAGTGTGAGTGCTTATTTTCTACTGCCTTTCTTCTTCTCTCCTGGTTCTAGCACAGACTCATTGctaaattgtattgtattgttgaCATCTTTGCCTATCTTGTTacctttttaaatgtatttatgtgcTGTTATAATTCTGTATTGTTCGTGAGAAAGCATTTCATGCGGTAATAAAAAGCACTTGAGGCATATGGACACGTAGCCCACATATCAATAGCGCAGGAACTGACTTGACCTATGGATATATCATAAAGGGCACAATTCTTTCCTAATTTTTATTAACTGTATAATTTCTACATAGCACAACAGTCAACGAAGGCAAAACTTACAAGACGTCTCTGTATTCTTTGCTTTAACAGCTTGTGGTTAGTCGTTTGCTCTGAGATGCAGCGACAGCATGATGAGAAGCAAAAATAAAGCACTAGGGGCTAATGAGATGCGTAATTGGTTTAGAATTTTTTCCATCATGAAAGGCCCTTGTACTCATTGACACActggcaaacacacacacacataaacacgcGTTTCTCATGTTGCACGAATCTTCAGATCTGAGCAAGCACCGCCTCGTCAATATTCCCAGTATTCTGTGATGTCATTGTCTTTGCCATTTCCCAATCTAACCCATCCCAaattttgtttctctttttaagcttTTTATGTTTATAGACACGTTGTTTAACAGTTGAATAAGTGTAAAGATAAGACACTGTTGTGTCTGTAGGTTTGGGTGGATGCGGCAGCTCAAatctttttctctcttggtCCTGGCTTCGGTGTGCTGCTTGCCCTTTCAAGCTACAACCCCTTTAACAATAACTGCTACAGGTAATGATTAAACCATCATATTCTTTGCATTAATCTACAAGCATGttcaacatttattcatcagTATATATTGCCATAAAAAGCTAAAACAGAGACTGATGAATGTTTCATAATTCAATTCCTAAATAACACATTTGTAGTTCTAACAGCTTATACTATTATACTTAAATACAATAAAGTTCTAAAATACTGAATAACAGCTGGTTATTTCAAACTGAAACACTGTGGTGGTTAACAGTAACAAAAGTGACATGTCAAGTCTGGCCAAAACCATTCTCACTCACTCCTAATTATGATTCTATCTATAGCTtagtcatttatttacatttggcTCTCTGTCTAGGGGAATTGCTGTCAAAATCAACCGTGCTCTGACCCAACCCCATCCTTTATACACAATAACATAgcatctgtcatttattcaataAGATAACagtcatgttttaaaaaaaataataataataaatataatacccAACTAAAAAAAGGCTTGATTCAGACAATTAAGCAACCACCTAgagcaccctagcaaccacatagcaacccCCATCCACAACATCCTATCATCACAGTGATGATTTTTGCATGGCCACATAAATGTGCAACTCTTGTAGGTAAAAgctatgttttgtttatgttttgtacaGAGACGCCATCGTAACCAGTCTGGTAAACTGCCTGACGAGTTTTTTGTCCggatttgttatttttactgttCTGGGATATATGGCCGAACAGAGAAATATAAACATTGAGGATGTAGCCAGGGACAAAGGTGAGCTTTGCCATCAGAACCTTGTTTTTGTCTAATAATAGTATAAGGTAATGAGTTTTAAGTGTTTCATTCTTTCGTGACTGAACAAATGTCTGTCTTTATTCTAGGTCCGAGCCTGCTCTTCATCACATATCCTGAGGCCATCGCAAACATGGTTGGCTCAACTTTCTTCGCGATTATCTTTTTTGCGATGATGATTACATTAGGACTGGACAGCACTGTATGTACACACCTACGCTGCTTTCATTTGTCTTATCAGCATGCACCCTGAATTACAAACAGAACTGAAACAAGCAGAACTACAGTCAAACCTTTTTAAGTTGACAAAAACGACATTATCTACAGTAAAAAGTTTGCATGCATGCAAAAAGAACAGAAAGAGGAGGCTGCCTTGAAATATAAAGATTCattgaatataataaaaataaacagattcaTAGAACGTTGATCAAACTcactgttttctttcatttgtgtgCTGTGTCTTGTCTCATTGTGGCATACTTCAGTTTGGTGGGCTAGAAGCCATAATTACAGCTGTGATGGACGAATATCCAGATGTCCTGTCCCAACGGCGAGAGCTGTTGGTTCTCGCTCTGGTCGTTGTTTGCTTTCTGGGCTCTCTCAGCACCCTTACGAAAGTGAGTTCCAGTGATCTTCTGTctttgtttgtacattttactaATGCACCTTAATACAACCTGGCACTGCCTTCTGATGCATGTATGGACTCACATCtgcaaacataaaaatattacagaTGAATTAGGTGTGTGTCATAGAAAACCAGACAAAAGTTACAAATAAAACGTTCACTAAACGTTTGAATAttgctttcatttctgcaatgtGAAGAAGTTTGATTTAATTCAGTTCAATTTTCTTCTATAGTGCTAGTCACaagtttgcattgttgcaaagctgcatatttacataaaatacatGGCGTTAGAATACATGACACTTAAACAAACGTTTAAATTCAAATATTGCTTGATTTATAACTAGAATAGTTTaaatttagttttaattttgcCAGGGTGGTGCATATGTGGTAAAGTTACTAGAAGAATTTGGAGTTGGGTCTTCAATTATAGCTATTGTCTTTTTGGAGGCCACTGCAGTATCCTGGTTTTATGGTaagatttttgttttacattatcatgttttattgaaatattaCATTACGATGTCCTAAAGACTGTACTTTGCTATACAAATCCCTGCCAAACATAAGCTAACTGTAAATAAAGACTATATTTACAGTAACAAATGTTCATAGTAATTCAGAGCATTTATCAATTTTCCCCAGGTGTTAACAGATTCAGCAATGATGTCAAAGCAATGCTGGGCTTTACCCCAGGACTGTTCTGGAGATTGTGTTGGGTTGCTATCAGTCCAGCATTTCTGGGTGTAAGTTTGAATACACATCCGACTTAACATTCAAGATCCATGTGTAAAGTTTTGCCTCTGGTTAAAGTGAGCCTGCTTGTGAAATGCTCACATCATCTTTCATTCTCTCGAAATTGTATAATGATCCACTCTTATTACCTTAATAATCCTATTTTCTCACCTTTCC contains:
- the slc6a4b gene encoding solute carrier family 6 member 4b — translated: MADKCIFCNDASFDSSFPKCKLPSYNLSVCQVTSAPTMPHQEQVLVHGNLCAPGPPNNSGYNTNPVPVIIQTESRDKWTKKMDFLLSVIGFAVDLGNVWRFPYICYQNGGGAFLIPYLLMAIFGGVPLFYMELALGQFHRTGAISIWKHICPIFKGIGFSICIIALYVSFYYNTIIAWALFYFYSSFSSTLPWTNCDNEWNTENCTNYFGKDNVTWTNYSRSPAEEFYTRNVLAVHESSGLDDVGYIRWQLMLCLFLIFTIVYFSLWKGVKTSGKVVWVTATLPYVVLLILMVRGATLPGAWQGVVFYLNPKWEKLKETSVWVDAAAQIFFSLGPGFGVLLALSSYNPFNNNCYRDAIVTSLVNCLTSFLSGFVIFTVLGYMAEQRNINIEDVARDKGPSLLFITYPEAIANMVGSTFFAIIFFAMMITLGLDSTFGGLEAIITAVMDEYPDVLSQRRELLVLALVVVCFLGSLSTLTKGGAYVVKLLEEFGVGSSIIAIVFLEATAVSWFYGVNRFSNDVKAMLGFTPGLFWRLCWVAISPAFLGYIIISSLLNPQPLSLFDYEFPDWSITTGYFIGASSFMWIPIYMVYKLVWTPGSLKQRLAVCLRPERTLPDIHPDSMGLSPVP